TCAATCCTGTCTACACGAAAAACCCAACATTCTCTGGTTTTCTTATAGCCATGTTTATACATAACAATCTCTATTAGTTCGCCtattttcttttgtttattgATTTGGCTGAATAGAATAAAAAGTCACCATCTTTCAGCGCATTCCTAAACATAATTTTTAATGGCTGGTTTGGCTGTGGTGGATCGTGATGATTATATCGCCAGAGAACGAACAAGTGAATTTGTGGAAGTGTAGTTGGATAAATAAAAGCTCTAATACTTTTTAGGAAGACGTATATACAGAACACATTCCTATAAAATCTTCATCAATATTTGATTCTTCAAACCAGGCCCTCGTCGTATTTTTAGGGATTATAGAGTGTCACCATCTTCCAAGTTCTCTTCTTCGATTCTGTCAGCTGATAAGTGCTTGCTGTCGgcaaatgtggaataattcgtaATACGCATCCActcaccttcttcttcttcaatggcactaacgttcctagaggaacttcgccgtctcaacgtagtattacttgcgtcatttttattagtacttagttgagatttctatgccaagtaacacgccttgaatgcattctgagtggcaagctctagaatacgcgtgatcacagtgcaagtcggaggaaatttctttgacgaaaaattcccccgaccagaacgggaatcgaacccgaacacccggcatgttagttgtgacgctaaccactcggccaagggagcacatccaCTCACCTTGTCCGTCACTAAAAATATCGCGTAAGAACGAATAAGGAAGCCAGACCATGGAGGCTGACACCGAATCGTATGAATTTGTATGTAGCGAATGAGAGACAACGAAGAACATAAACTTCCAGCATCGAAAGCGACCATAACGGTCTGATCCGCATGCTTGTGTATCATGAAGCGCTAAACGAAGTACAGTTCTCTCGTTCTCGatgatggagctgctttatcgttctcgagaatcacggaagttcttcaagaaactgaaCGCTTCGCCCAAAGGCTTTGTGTCGCCGGCCAAAATGTGCAGGAGCAAGGAACGAACGCGAGATGATCGGATGGTGGatgcagcactacgatgaacacctgaacagcacgcagacaggagaccaagacggcgttgaggacgACCGCTGCagcgacgtaccacccccgacggtgggtgaagttaaggagacCATTAATCAGATAAAGAACctcaaagcagctggtaaggatagCCTCGttgcggagctcttcaaggtttatagtcaggatctggtacacagaacagctaccggaggagtggaaggacggggtaatctgccccatctataaataaggtgacaagctggattgtgggaactatcgtgtcattacaatcctgaatggtacctacaaaattctgtctcagatcctctttcgccgtctatcgccaatagtaagtagatttgtaggaagtccaaaagtgccgcgagtaccaGGTTCCTACACACTACATCTTCgttgacttcaaggccgcatatgataaaATCAACCGACGACAGCCATGGAAGATCGTGGACGAACATGGCTTTCCACGAAAGCTGACAAAACTGATTCAGgtaacgatgaacggtgtgcggatctcaggtgagctgtcggaatcatttgagactcacaggggatttcgacaaggcgatgaactctcctgtctgcttctcaacgtggcgctggaaggtgttatgcggagagcgcaCTTCTACATGCGGGGcatgattttcaacaagtctagtcagtttatctgcttcgccgatgacgtggacataatcggaagaacacatgtgacggtagccgacttgtatacccgactgaaacacgaagcagagctgattgggcttgggatcaatgcgtctaatgcgggcgctacacgattcgtccaacgtttcactcgaatgttggactcaaacatttggctcaatgaatcgacaaatgttgtgacgaatgtgctgctacacggagaagtgaatgttcgattcaatgcactcGGTCCAAAcattcggcgagtatttggatcgaatctttattgtttttatttaccatcaaaaacgttaggaaactggatgacgatcttcttcttcttcttcaatggcactaacgttcctagaggaacttcgccgtctcaacgtagtattacttgcgtcatttttattagtacttagttgagatttctatgccaaataacacgccttgaatgcattctgagtggcaagctctagaatacgcgtgatcacagtgcaagtcggaggaaatttctttgacgaaaaattcccccgaccagaacgggaattgaacccgaacccccggcatgttagttatgacgctaaccactcggccacgggagcacaatggaTGACTGGATGACGATgagagtattgaaattgctgccgtagcaattgtactgatatcgggctgtaaattaaaaatgcttgaaatcaacattattaaactgcaatattttgccgaatattttgaattttatgaatcaatttcatagttccttcatctaaaacttgtaaacaaaccaatctgtcaaagatagattcggacgaatcgtgtagcggagtatcgaatgtcatcgtgtgccgaatcaacgaatgacaaaaatcctttgactcgtgccattCGCGTTCGAAGGTAATCCttaacgaacggattaccttccaacgcgaatattcgacactcgacattggaagttcgtagctcgtcagtcgactacacgatgcgtcgaatcatcgagcgtccagcattcgagggtgttcgtagcatcgtgtagcgctggcttaagactaaatacatgctagcaggagagACTGGTCGCAatagagttcttcttggtagtagtgttgtgatcgacggcgacgagctcgaggtggtagacgAATTTGTccaccttggctcgttgataacaactgacaacaacaacagccgtgaaattcgaagacgcatagtcaatggaagtcgtgcctactacgggctccgcaaatctttgaggtccaacaaactccgaccccgtacgaagtgtaccatgtacaaatccctaattcgaccggttgttctctatgggcacgaagcatggacgatgcttgaagaggactcacaagcgcttggtgttctcgaacgccgagtgctcagaacaatatacggtggtgtacaggaaaacggagtatggagaacgAGAATGAACCacaaactggcgcaactctacggcgaacccagcatccagaaagtcgccaaggccggacgagtgcgatgggcagggcatgttgcaagattgccggatagtagccctgcaaagatggtgttcgcatcgaatctggtaggaacaagaagaagaGGTGTTCAGCGAGTGAGGTgcttggaccaggtggagcagaacTTGACAAGAATCGGTACGggcgggagttggagaactacagccatggatcgggtttattggcgaaaagttgtgaatcagatctaatctctcgATGGGATGTAGAATCattgtaaataaaataaacatcaacGGTATCCGCAATCCGGTAAAAGGCTTGGTGCATGGTGTGGAGATTATTGGAGAAGAAAAGACTGATTGCAAGATATGTCCATTGGACAAACAGTGTCGACATCCGTTCAGCAAGAAGGAAACTCGTGCTGATGGAATTCTCGAtctggtttattcggatattTGCGGACCAATGTAAAACGCTTGGAGACAGTCGCTATCATATCGTTTTCGTGGACAATAATTCTCGAAAAATGTGATCATAAAAACTAATTGAGATTGGAAACAGGAGTAACTGAACGTTAAAAAATTTTCACGCTACAAACTGTATATTTGATCGTCCGGGAAAAGGGGGCTTAGGGGGCTTTTTTCTACGCAGTTTTCTCGGCATTTCGTAAACAATTATCGTCGGGTGAAGAAGTATATCTAATGACATTATTTTACTTTGTATTACAGGAGAGGTAAGCTTCAAAGAAGCTGCACTGAAAATCTGGGCCCAAGTAATGGGCGGGTGCTGCGTATACCGTTATGTTCAGCTCTACTGGTGGCTGGAGATAGCTGAAACTCATGAAGGCAGGGCATTCGAAGAGTGTAGTGCTGATTTGAAGGTATGGTGATCCTATTTTCGCAGTTCTAACATTTGGTAAAATATCTCTTTCTTCGACCAACAGGTAAATTTGTACCTGGGAGCCTTTATCGAAGGATTCGCTACATTATGCTGTCGCCTGGCTTCGAAGACTATTTCTGAAAAAGATGCTAAATTTGGGGCTTTCATAGATTCGTTCATTGGTACAAGTTTGGTCGTGGCAGGTAAAAGCGAATGTAGTTTTATATGTTGTTTAGGGGTGAGGTAACACGCATTCCTTTTATTCACAGCATTCAACTATTCCGGTGGCTATTTCAATCCGGTTTTGGCTACTTCGCTAAAATGGGGTTGTGCTGGAAATTCCGCCCTTGAACACATCATCGTTTACTGGATTGGCTCGTGTGTTGGTGCAGTGCTTTCGGTTCCGCTGTTCAAGACTTCAACGTTCCGTAACATGTTTATTGCCGATAAAACCAAATCCGAATGAGGAACAACTTGACGACAAATCTTCTTTTCGAACACTACAAAATGCACTTCGTTGTTTGCACAGTATCGATCGATTTCTCTAGTCAACTGAAGATACCTAAAGCTCCGGACTGAAGTTAGGAGCTAATCTTAGTTTTATATGCTGTTGATGTTATGAAAATTTTCGATCCCTAGCTTAAAGTTTTTATAAAGATATCGGAATTAGCATCTTATCTAAACTCGAAACACAATCGTACTATAAAAGATGAAGTAACGTAAGTaaagtaacaaacatataatCAATGTTCCGGTTTTATGTAAACGAAAATTGTACATTGAATATTCGtggaacaaaataaagaagcttGAAATGCCCTTTTGAAAAAATCCAGACAAGTCATATGCTTTTTATTTGTGGAAATGCTATaccaatttttcaaatgtttctaTACCATTGTACAGAATATTCCTTGTAATTTAAGCTGAAGTTGAACGGAAGTCGTTGGGAATATAcatcatcaattttttttttccaattcatttatttataaggctcaatcgcatgagctttgcggagccactaaatcatgatttttttttttttttatccaaaatatatattttattaaggctcatatggcgtcagcctaacggggccgggagttcaatattttgacaatgtttgcttagactatgttagtaatatgtaaccgattactcgcggttgactcgaggttagtattacaagtgttctcataattggtatgtcgcagtcttcgatgctctgtacgtgtgcccgacacgggatacttcctattgggatgcagctgaccattaatcagcaacgccccccttgtctgtaccccatatctagcgtggtgcgtctttctcgactcgaggaatccaggatagaatggtcactagccggcgcaatcatcagctcgtgtagagttgtcatgagcggtacaacctttggctcttgttgaataatcagtggactgcacaaccttcggcccgtgcatctgtaaagagtgtgtgtatgtattgccgcgactaagtaaaagtttatcgatcggataggagggatatgaaacggggacacaacgaaggaaacatcattaaacgttgacatcggcgtttctgaggaacaggtatagatgaagcagaagatcaggatcccggctacctaagatatcccggacggggatatccgattgtctgccttgtgctctcagtgctctagagagctgagagcgagcagcatggaactggatacacgaccagacaacatgctcgatgtcgtggtagccatcgccacaatcacaaagattgtttgctgcgagcccaatgcgatagagatgcgcgtttaggttgtagtgattggacataagccgagatatcacgcgaatgaaatcacgacctacattcaatcccttgaaccatgcactcgtcgagaccttagggttaatcgtgtgtaaccaacgaccgaactcatcaccactccacatgcgctgccaacttacgagcataTACTGAcgagaaatgtggaaaaattcattataagcaatttgcctttcaaaaagtgtgccttctaaagcgcccaccttagctagcgagtccgctttctcattccccggaatcgagcaatgagagggaacccatgctaaggtaatcttgaataatttttcgaccaaaacactcaatagttgtcttattcttgttaggaaataagatgagcgtttatcaactttcattgagcggattgcctctattgagctgagactgtctgaaaaaataaaatagtggtcgatgggcaatgtttcaatgatccctaatgcgtaatatatcgcacccagttcagcgacatacacggaacaaggatctttgagtttgaaagaggcactggaattttcattgaagatgccgaagccagtggatccgtttatgaatgaaccgtcagtaaaaaacattttatcagatctaactttcccatattctgccgaaaatatcggaggaatagaatcggagcgtagatgatctgggattccatggattttttgtcgcatggacagatcaaaaatgacagaggaattgcagaaggatgggaagcaaacttggttggagatgcctggtgaagggtgcacgtcgtgagtaaggtactcatggtataaagacataaaacttgactgaggagtcagttggagtagattttcgaagttatcaattaccaatggattcatgatcttgcaacggatgagaaatctgtaggagaattctgtgaaccgaagagtaagcgggggtactcctgccaaaacttcgagactcatcgtatgtatgtcgatttgtttttacagaatttcatgatttgtttttacagaatttcaacttaaatctatgtttagtaggtttcgaccgattactcgcgatttactcgaggttagaggggcaacaatttttgtgggatggatcaggttagggatatggatatgaggtatcattgtctcaaccgagagttgccgcacgcactgtagcattgtgcataaagaccagggatagcatctggtgttcgactatctgtcgagggtgggcgacggtgagatgaggggacaagacaaacaaactaataacgaaaaagaaaaaaaacacacaaaagcattaaattcttatgctagtccgtttcacaaacatatagatcaactgcatatagcagatgtcgcgagttcccaacacgtctctaacaggaacatagggttgtcttctttgggccctaagggcattcaaaaggtactctctggctgcgtaattatccgtacattgccaaactgcgtgatcgatgtcatcgtaaccgtttccacaccgacagacgttgctttgaacaagatttattctgtggagatgcacatctagcgagtagtggttggacataagtctactcattacacgaatgaagtcacgacttacgtccagacctttgaaccacgctctcgaagaaacatattggaataattgaatattaccaccgcccaagacttccagtgttccaatcagtttgccaactcaagagggaactctgacgcagtaattggtgAAGGTGAATCAGTGGAGTatcgtttcatgcaattgactttttggtactttcggttaaaaatacggggaatgaaagttggtcgaagctgatttgtaatcccaagtattgcttgtttcatcgacagatcgtattcaattgaggaactgctgatggtgaagcgAGCAcgatctggagtaaacgatggaagacaaatatctgacgaaatatagtggtaataaattctcataaaccgagattgtatatttagatgaagaattttttcaaagttttcaatcacaagtgtgttcgtgactccgcatttcaccagtattctgagagaaagttcccagaatcggttctgtagaggagttactcctgccagaacctcgagactcatgttatgcgttgagtgcatacagccgagagctatacgcagacaatgatattgaattcgttccaattttagaaggtgacttttagctgctgagagaaagcagaaagagccatactccagaatagatagaatagttgttttataaagcgttatgagatctcccggatgagctccccaccacgtgccgcaaatcgaacggagaaagttgaccctcttttgacatttttgcttcaaatacgtaatgtgggtattccaagtgcattttgaatcaaaccagacaccaaggtacttgaaggtcaatgattgggtaatgcttctgcccaaaagcttgaGTTGCAGttgggctgggaaccgctttcgagtaaacactaccagttctgttttctgcagcgagaattcgatccctaagttccttgcccaggaAGACAAGTAacctagggaattttgcaatggtctttgcaagttttcggcatgggaacctctgacggaaaccacaccatcatctgcaagttgtcttagcgtgcattgttctgccaaacaactgtcaatatctttcacataaaaattataaagaagggggctgagacatgagccttggggtagacccatataactatttctggaagttgtcagttgtccaagggtAAAGTTCAttcgggttcgatccccgttctggtcgggggaatttttcgtcaaagaaatttcctccgccTTGCTCTGTGAACactcgtattctagagcttgccactcagaatgcattcgaaacgtgttatttggcatagaaatctcaactttaCGAACTacatacatttacatttgcaatacACTAATGATATTTGATAATGCTCATGCATACCTATAATGTTCAATAAAatgttttgatctcaaaatagcgttcatcgtatttttgctgagccgatttcgaagcttatttttgttctgattatattcagaaatttTTTTCAAGGAGTGAGGCGTAGTGAGAACGTCGCAAACAAGGCATCGGAGCGCCGAAAATGCGatcgaaccgtcaattctttttagacaTCAAATTTCTGCccaccaatcctgcacatgctcattttgtgaaatttctttacggagtaattttacaTTGAGGGTACGAAATTGActctccagatcttgtatacTCCCATCGTAGAACCCTAAAAACGCCTCTAACACAACGAAATTCGTCCTTATCAAACTAATCAATtactcaaaatatcaaaatagcaacaattactcaaaataggaacaaaaaattacaattaattAACTGTAattgcttttatgatcagcagcaccaagcgatactgcggctaGAAGTCGTCGTGTACCTTAGTgatgctttgttcaaatgtaaaaaagttcacacgtggaaaaaatctgtaccaatctgtactttttgacgaaaatctgtactctgtaccgtacagaacttgtaccaaaaataacgaaaagatctgtacctttccagataaatctgaaggtgtggcaacactgccgtGTACCAATCGTTGGTGCGGATGTGTATTGTGTATGACATTCATTTTATATAGAGGAGATGtttctaaaacgcgcctgccgggcaatttgacccgcctgattttctcgtaaaccagcaagaatataaatgcaatggatataggaAATCGTgttagtcaatgatagaatcctaccatgcaaattttatatttgtaacatgctttaaaaaataagaaaaatagttttctttggaagcgattttcgatgtaattatcctcatcatttctataaggtttttgttgcttgaaccgattcagaggcgataactgtgggtcatgtgctcccgtggccgagtggttagcgtcataactaacatgccgggtgttcgggttcgattcccgttctggtcgggggaatttttcgtcaaagaaatttccttcgacttgcactgtgatcacgcgtattctagagcttgccactcagaatgcattcaaggcgtgttatttggcatagaaatctc
The Toxorhynchites rutilus septentrionalis strain SRP chromosome 2, ASM2978413v1, whole genome shotgun sequence genome window above contains:
- the LOC129767834 gene encoding aquaporin-11, translated to MAIEQLGYSVGFIALTCLIAGIARRLNSKLSKDGLVKELIFEAIAAAELCGCCFELIIVADNFGVATYAVFLFTLTIWWGTQWGNATACPYTYMEQIVQGEVSFKEAALKIWAQVMGGCCVYRYVQLYWWLEIAETHEGRAFEECSADLKVNLYLGAFIEGFATLCCRLASKTISEKDAKFGAFIDSFIGTSLVVAAFNYSGGYFNPVLATSLKWGCAGNSALEHIIVYWIGSCVGAVLSVPLFKTSTFRNMFIADKTKSE